From the Microtus ochrogaster isolate Prairie Vole_2 chromosome 8, MicOch1.0, whole genome shotgun sequence genome, the window CTTGCTGTGATGTGCTTACGGTTGTCTCTGAGTGCTGCGTCAAAACTAGTTGTCTCTAAGCAAGCAGCACAGATCCTGGCTACAATGACCTCAGTCTCTGAGAGAAAAAGGGACCTTGGGCAGGGCAGAGTCGTGGTCCACAGTCAAAACAGGTAGAAATAATCTCTTCCCAGCTCTTACTTAGTGGCAGAATGGGCAGACATACATTGTAGATGACGTCCCCATATTCCTGGTCACCTCAAGTTGGGGCTGATGGGTGGGGGTTCAGGCCAGAAGAGTACAGAGGAACCAAGCTTTCAGACCACTCTCTGGTCTGTGTTTGCAGGAGGCAGCTCCCAGCTGTGGCCCCAGAGCCCAGCGTGGAGGAGGCCCCTGTTCCTGACCTGTTGGGGAGCATCTTGTCTGACCAGAGCCTTCTGATGATGAGCAGTGCTGATGTTGTCATCCACCGAGATGGCTCTCTCAGTGCCAAAAGGGCAGGTGAGCACCCATGAACTGCTGACCTTCCTTATGGGTTTCCTAGAAATGGATGAGTTGGACAGGCTCTCTCTCAGGCTTTGCCCTGAGTTGGGTGAGACACTGCTAACAGCATAACCAGTGTGAGTTTCTGTCAGGGTCCTTCCATGTCTGAGTACAGTTAGGTGAGTGTGACATTTCCAGGACAGTTCACAGTACCCATGAAGCAGTATGGTCAAGAGTGGGCAGAGCCTCCATCTGCTGCTTCTTGTCTGGGTCACACTAGATGGGACACATCTAAACTATAGTTgtgtctgaaaagagaaaaactacATGGCAGTGAGGGCATTTATGATCCCACAGGATGGGCAGTGGTACAGCTGAGCCCATGACACTCCCATTGTGGTATAGCAAGAATTGTCACTCTGTAAACAGAGCAATTTCAGTGTCACTTCTGGTCAGACATGGCAAAGCATTGAACTGCGTACAGGAGGTGGGAAGGGTTGCtatctgacttttgttttttagctCCTGTTTCTCTTCAGCGAAATTCTGTGACTCAATCCAGAGAAGAGTCCAGGCCCAGAGACAACCTGCAGCCGGGGGCACTACCCTCAGGGAGCGCATCCAGTGGACTCATGGGAGCCAGGCGACAGAGCTCAGGGCTGAGCTGTGGGGACAGAGCAGCCCTACACTGTATCCCTGGCCGCACAGTGGAGACACCTGTAAAGTTGGACTCATCAGTGACCCCACGTTCAAGTCAGGCTGGGAACCTTTCAAAAGAGAGCAGGCCTACCTTGAAACAGAATAACAGTCCCAGGCTTAATGGTTCCAACACACAGGCATTGCCTCTTAGTTCTGCCTCATCTAAGATGACTGTCCGTTCTAACTTTCCATCTAGAAATATAGCTCTTGGGCATCTCCAGAAAACAGATCCCAGGAGACCTGATTTCTCAAAGCTACCCAGGATACCAAAGATCCACAGAGACCGCAGTGACAGCACACAGGACCAGGCCCCCACCAGTGGGCAGACTGTGGAGCTCCCTAGCACTTGCATTAGCCGCCTGACTGGCAGGGAAGGCCCTGGGCAGCCAGGGCGAGGCCGAGCTGAGAATGAGCCCAGCAGCAGGCGTCCCCAGGAGACTGGCTCACACACaggtggttctcatccttccgcCCCCAGCTCCCATGTCAGTGTAGCCACGCTAGGGCCCTCAAGAGGAAAGGGCATTGGGTCTACCTTTGAAAGCTTCAGGATCAACATCCCTGGGAACACAGCACATTGTAGCCAGATGTCCAGTCCTGGCTTCTGTAACACATTCCGGCCAGTAGATAGCAAGGTGCAAAGGAAGGAGAACCCTTCACCTCTCTTCTCTATCAAGAAGCCAAAACAACTCAAGAGTGAAATCTATGACCCCTTTGACCCCACTGGCTCAGACTCCAGCCCTCCTAGCAGCAGCCCTGAGAGCCTTGGCCAAGGCCTCTTGCCCTCTGAGATCACCAGAACTATCTCCATCAACAGCCCAAAGGCCCCAGCCTCCCAGACTGTGCGCTGTGTTACCTCCTACAGGGTAGAAAACATCTTTGAGACTGACACAGAACCTGAGCCCCAGCCCACTGGTGAGCCTGAGGCTGGCATGCTGGAGTTCCTGGGCAAGGAACTTGCTGAGGGAACCTCCGATATGGAGCAAGAAGGACTCAGGGAGACGGAGCATACAGAGATCCAGGGCTCCACAGCCCATTCTCAGCGGCCATCCCCACCAGCCCCTTGGGACGATGAGGACGGAGTGTCTTGTACACCCTTCTTTGGCTCTGAGGAACGGACAGTGACATGTGTGACTGTCGTGGAACCAGGTGTTCCACAGATGACCACGCACAGGATTGTGGAGCTCAGGGCCCCATCCCGTTCCCGCTCCACGTCCAGCtcccacagcaggaagaaaactaaaaagaagaagGTTTCCAGAGAGCACCAGAGGACACGTTCTAGCACTCGTTCTGGTTCCAGGGACAGGACCTCACGCTCAGCGTCTCCAGTGGCTGAGGAACACACCAAGAAGCACAGAGCCAAGGCTAAGAGCCGGAGGTCCTCCAGTGACCGTGCCAGCAGCCAGGACAgagcaaagaggaggaggagggaaagggacagGGAGCGGAGGCATGGTCCCTGGGGTCATGGCAGGTGCTGGAGGAAGTCCAGGTCTCGCTCAGGGAGTCCTGGCAGTTCTTCCTGTGAGCGCCATGAGAGTCGGAGACGGAAGAGGCATCATTCAGGGTCTCGGTCTCGAGGCAGGGACTGTTCACCCCACAGCAGCCTGGAGAGGGACCGGAAACACAGGCATCGGGAGCGGAGCCGAGAGCGGATGGATAAGAAGGAGAGTGTGACTTGGTCTCGGGAGAGAAGGAGGCGGCGGTCTCGGTCACCCAGCCTGGAGCATAGGCCACGGAGGCCACGTTCCCATGAGAAGCGGCCCCATTCCCCAGAGAAGAAGGGGGCTGTGAGGGAGGTTTCCCCAGTCCCCACTCCACAGGAAGAACCAAGGCAAGATGGAAACCACCCTGCCACACCTCCAGTCTCTGAAATAAGTGTCCTGCCAGAGGTGGTTGTGGCTGACCCGAACCCTCCAGAAGTCCCTCCTGTCCTGGCAGAGCCTGTTGAGTGTGTACCTGAGGACCTAGACTATGGTGATTCTGTGGAGGCAGGCCACATCTTTGAGGATTTTTCAAATGAAGCCATCTTCATTCAACTTGATGATATGAGCTCACCTCCTTCCCCTGAGAGTACAGACTCCTCCCCTGAGCGAGACTTCCCAGCAAATCCCACAGTGCCCCCAGTTAGCCTTCCACAGGACACTACTTTACCTACCAGCCAGAGGGAGGTGTTACTGGTTCACAGTGAAGATATCTCAAAGCCTGCACCCCAGGCATTGATCCCTTCAGACCAGTGCCTGCTCAGGCAGGACACTGTAGAGACAATTACTACAGCTCTTAGCACCTCAGGTGTGGTGCCCCTGGGAAAGGACAGTCCTTTGCTAAGTGGGAGAGGATGTGAAGCAGTCAGGCCCAAGGATCCTGTGGCCCAGGTGCCCCTGCTGCGGTCCAGAAACCTGGTGAAGAGAGTCACCTGGAacctgcaggaagcagaggacagcACCCCAGCCCTGGACAGAGTTCCAAGTGAGTTGGCCCTGCCAGTGGCGCTCATCCTAGTGGTGGTTATCCTTGTGGGTCAGGGGTGTGGAGCAGGCAGGGAGACTGCCACCCCAAGAGCCTCTTCTGACTCTTTGGGGGCCCCCAAGTGTGTCCAGCCTCTTAGAGATAGATCTGCAATTTGGCCTTGGTTCCCACTGCTGATTCTCTGAAAGTGTTTTGGCCAGAGTTGACCACAAGGCACCCACCTTCCTTGTCTGTTGGGTCCTCAGGGATGCCACTTGAGAGGCCACAGAGGCCCCAGGAAGGAGACTGGGATGCAGAGGACAGGGCCCTCCTAGGCGTTCAGCAGGCACCATTCTCCGACCTGCCCCTTCCCATCCACGTGCTCCAGGAGTCTGGGTTACCTGATGCAGATCCCTCTCAGGTGGGTGCTGGGCTAGAGGAGCATGGTCCTTGTGCTGGGTATTTTGGGCTGCCCTGGTTAGAGCTAAGAACTCATGGCACTGCTTCCTTTCTATACAGCCCCCTGGTGCTTCCAGGGCAGAAGGGCTGCCTGCTGCTGGGACTCTACACTCAGCAGGGGGTATTCTTGCCCAGGTTTACAGCCCCAAcatgccaccacccctggctcaGCCCTCAAGCATCCTGCCCTAtgcactggtcagccagccctCAGTCCAGATGATCCTGCAGGGGACCCTCCCCCTAGCAGGCTGCGGTGCAGCACAGAGCCTGGCCCCAGTCCCCACTATGCCAGCCACAACCTCACAGCTAGTTACtccaaccaccaccaacaacttTGAAGAAAAGACTGCTACTCCCAAGTCAGCTGCTGAGAAGACCAAAAAGGAGGAGGTGAGTGCTGCCTGTCCTTCCGCAGCCTGTCTCCATCGGGTCTGATTTTAGGTATAATATCCAGGCCTTGGGGGCTTGGTCAGGGTGGTAGGAGAGCAGCGAGCCCATTACCTTTAGTGTTCTTGGGGAAAGGGACTTCCCACAAGTGTTGACTTCCCACCAAGGGGCCCAGAGGCCAGTTTTGGCCATCTTGCCGCAGGGTCACACATGTCCTCACTCCTAGTACATGAAGAAGCTGCACATGCAGGAGCGGGCTGTGGAGGAGGTGAAGCTGGCTATTAAGCCCTTCTACCAGAAGAGAGAAGTGACCAAGGAGGAATACAAGGATATCCTGCGCAAAGCTGTGCAGAAGGTAGGCTGCAAGTAGACAGACACCTGCCTCTCGGACAGCCTTGAAGTTGACATGGGATAGCTAGATCTGCCTGTGACAGAAAGTTGCTGTTGGTTGTTTGCATGGCCTCCTGGGTCTGTAAGTGTGGAGTCAGCCAGCTGGGCCAAGTGGCCGAAGCCTTAGATCAGCCCTGTTTCCTAGTAAGTGCTTCCTCACACAGTGTTTgccaaaactaaaataacagatGATGAATTTAAAATTCCCCAATCCAACCAGTTTCTTTGGAGGAACTAAGTCCCTGAGTGATGGGCAGATTTTTCTGTAGGAATAAGTCTCAGCTTCCTACTGACCTTTGACACATGTAGAGAAACAGCATCAGCTCTGTTTAGTTACAGGTGTTGCATAGGGGGCGGGGGATGCATGTGCCCTTAACAAGACCAATGGTCCTGGTGGAGAGGGCCAGGGCAAGGACCCTTGGCTAGGTTAGTCTCTGATAGGCTGAGAGCATTTGGGTGATTGTGTTCTTTCTTCAGATCTGCCACAGCAAGAGTGGCGAAATCAACCCTGTGAAGGTGGCCAACCTGGTGAAGGCCTATGTGGACAAATACAGGCACATGCGCAGGCACAAGAAGACTGGGGCTGGGGAAGAGCCACCCACTCAGGGTGCTGAGACCTGAGACTGGCCACTGTGGGGAGGTGACCCCAGTAAGAAAGAAATGGCTACCAGCACTCCTGCCTCTGAGCTTCCCATGACACCTGTCTGCACCTGTCTTGCTTACAATTGAAAACTGGactttttttatatgtatattatagatACACTGTTTCCATTGTGTTCTAATTTATCAAAAATGGCTTATCTTTAGAAACTTTTCTGTGTACTCAGTGCTTGGAAGGTGAAGCTTTTGGTTTCAGAAACCGTGCTGGCCAGTGGGAACCACCTGCTAACACTCATGAACCTCTCTGCTATAGCAGTGTTCTTATTCTAGTTGCTTTTGCTTCTGCCAGGAGACAGGACATGGCGCTGTGGGTTTCAGGAACTCAGACAGACATGTTCCCACCATTCCCAGTACCACCTGGCAGTGTTAGCATGCTCCCCATGCTTGTCTTAGAACGTTTGGATCCAATAGGGTTCGTTATAAAGATGAGTGCTGCAAAGGAGGCTTAGGGTGCAGGGGTGTGAGGTGTCACCTTTCCTTCGTGGAACCCCACCAGGTCCAGTAAAGATAGCATTCATCCAGGGAGTCAGTCTGACTCGGGGCGGCACTGGTTTTAGACTCTTTTTATTGGGATTTGCAGTTCTGGGCTAGGCTCACTGTTCCAGGTCCATGAGGAAGTGTTCGATATCATCATAGAGGCTGTTGGTGCTAGACAGGCACAGGCCAAGACTGCTGCTGTCCAGGGAGGACACACCCTCACGCTGCACACCTTCCAGGTATGCTTTGCATACCCATGGCTCCAGCTGTGGGAGGGACATCTGTTAGggctcccacccagcagcccACACCCACCTGTACTTGCCAACCCAGTCTCTACCTTCACCAGAATCAGGCTCTTCTCCTTGGGCCTCCCTGCTGACAAGTCTTGCCCAAAACCTAGATAGATGGTGTAGTGTGGTGATCCTTGCCGCCTCCGGGCCCGGAACTCTTCCAACTCTACTAAGAGGTAGCTCTGGTGAGCACATTAAGAAAGACTCCAGAGACCCACAAGGACAGCACCCCAGACCTCACTGACCTCGGAAGAAAGTGCTGAAGTTGAAGATTGGGGTGTGGCAGTTGCGTTCCAACagctgggctggggtggaggggTTGGTGGAACCCATGGGGCTGCCCACCTCCCAGTACACCTTGCATTTGCCCATGCGCAGGGCATACAGTGACGGCCCCCGCAGCTCAAGCTGAAGGCCTGGTGACACATGCTGCAGAAGTGTCTCTGTGTAATGCAACTGCTTCTGATCCGGGAGCTCAGCAGGGCTGGGAAAAATCACCGGCTGGGGCTCTGAGTTCCTTATCGCTGAGCTCATGGGGCTATACAGGAACACGCAGCTGGGGTGTCCCACCATTGCCTGGAGCACTGTGCGACCCTTGTACATGATGGTCACATCCAAGGACCCTAGATTGCGCTCTGTGTGCAGACCAAACTATGAGTGGTGGGTGGGGCACATTGCCCTACACCCCAGGACCCTTTCCCCTCCCGCTGAGGTAGATGTGAGGGCTGAGTGGTGCAGTGTTCTGCCTGGGAGAACAGGTGTGTACTAGGGGAGCTCTAGCCCACACCAACAGGTCCCCAGGTCCTCACCAGTCATCAGAATTGGGTGTTGAAGCCTGGGGCTGGGGACAGCTTCCACCGGCCACGCTGCATGAAGCTCCTCAGAAGCATGTTCTGGCTCCCGGCCTGAGGATAAGGTGAAGCTGCCTGTCCATCTTGCCCCTCATGGTGCCCTAGCTTCCCACCCCTGTCCTTCGAGCAACCTTagctttcctcctctccctcataCAGCCTCAGGCAGATGGAGTTCTCTAGTCCAGCCCCAGCTCAGTAacagttcttcctgcctctcaccagGATCCTGTGATGGGCCTGAGTTTGCCCCAGGCTCAGGTTCTAGTGGGTGGTCTTCCAGGAGGCTGTGCTGTAGAACCTGAAGCAAGAGGTCCCCAGCATCAGCAGAAAACAGAGGGCTTGGAGTCTGAAGCTCAGCATTTTCTCTTGCCAGGAAGGGTCCTAGGGACATAGCCTGCAAGAGAACGCTTAGTGGTAGGCAGCTGCCCATCCCCCACACCTAGAAGGAGCGGACCGGACTGTACCTGTACAGGTAAGGCATTGCAGAGGACCACTTCTTCCCCATTTTCCATGGCTGGGCCTTCTGAAGAAAGGGGGGGATTTGGATCTAAGATTGACTAGTTAGGATGCTTGagtagttttaaaaagttattttcccCATACCCTTTGTCCTCAGACCACCAGACATCTCACTCAGCCCGAGGCTCTGACTTAGGAGGAAATgtgcccacccacccacaccttGGAAGGAGAACAACTAGGCCTACAATCAGCCTTTTTCCAACCAGCTTTAAAAACTACAAATCCAACCATGAAGCCACCAAGACAAAGTAGTCCAAGTCCCTTCCTCCCTAGTCCGTCCCTATTTGTGGCAGTCCTCACCAGTAGAGCCAAGCTCCAGGCTAAGTTCATACACTTTGTGTGGGTCAGCAGGGTCCCCCGAATTGTCTTTACGCATGATAAAGCGACGTGTGCTATTAAGTGCACAACGGAAGTTGGTTTTCCAGCCCGCTCGCTCAGCAGCCTCAGCCTCTGGGCGTGGTAGGTTACCTCCACTAGGTGGCCACCTCCCTCTGGCCACAGCCCAGGCCTGAAGGAGAGGACAGAGAACGTCGGTTGAGGAGAGACTCCCTGCGAATTCTGAGAGATTATACCGAGGGCAGGACTAGCACCACCTTGAAGATCCGAGCATCAGCTTCATCCTGATCCTTTCGCCCGAAATGCTTCCAGGGCACACGGAAGACTGTGTGAGCCTCATCCAGCCACCGAAGGCCCTCATACTGGCCGCTACTGATCTCACCCAGTAGCCACTCTCCAAACAGTATGCGCTGGGACCCCCTGCAAGCAGGGCAGTAACGCTAGGATCAGGGCCAAGAGCAAGGCAAACAGGACCCAACACAACCAGGGTGGCCATGTTCTCACCTCTCTGTGGCCATTGCTCCTACAAAGGCAGTCTGGGAGAATCAGAGTAGGTCCTACTCTGGGATGGGCTGCAGTCACTGCAGCAGTCAGGTATAACAAATGAGGTAAGAGTCCCTTGGGTGTCACTAAGGTTTGAGGTTGTAGCCACGGATAGTGTGGCCAAGTGTCACAAGTGTGCTTATATGTGTTGGTCACAAGTGGGAATTTAAGTATCGCCAAGTGTGACCCAGGTGTAGGGTGTTAAGGGTCACAAATGCGGTTTGAAAACTTGTAGCCACCTAGGTTCCGAAACTGAGTGTGGATTCCTCGGCCAAGGTGGCTATGGATATGACAACAGATGCAGCGGGAGCGCACACGTGAAGTCACAGGTGTTGATCCAGCGTCCAAGCCTGCATGGGCTGTCGCAGGCCGGACCCTGCAAAGACACGGCGGTAAAAGGGGGCGGGCCCGGGCCAGTAAAGCGAAACTGCATCCCGGGAAAATGAAACCTAAATAGCCGAAACAGCGTGTGGGCAGCTGCGGGTTTCCCTCTAGTCTCAGTGGCTACGGGCTCAGTCCTTGACCTCCATCCTACCCTCACACAGACGCCAACCCCACCTACAGATCTTCCGATCGCAGATCCTGCCGTCCCTCTGCCCTCACGTGTCCCCAAGCCTCTCTGTACTACCATTCCTCCGACCGCTCGCTACTCTTGAGGGGACAAGAATTTCCTCCCGTGGCACTAGCTCGCTCCCTCCCCGCGTGGGATAAGGGTTCCTTCTACATACCTGGTGCCGGAGCCGCCGGGACGGTTTTATCTCGGTGAGAAGGAGGCGGCCAGTGCTTTTATAGGACCCGGGTCAGGGGCGGGGCGGAGCGCCGCAGGGTGTGGCCTAAGGGCTCCCGAGCCATTGGGTGTCCCATGCTGTGGCACTCCACTCCACTCTCACAGGCCCTTTGTAGATTCAGTGAGAGGCTGACCCTGTTTTGGACAGCGCCGGAAAGTCTCAGAGGAACAGCTCCCCAAGTGGGAGTGTGGGAAAAGTGTTTCCCTCCACACCTCCTCAGGAAAATATGGCGGGAGAAGGCAGGGGTACCTACAACGATCCCAAACAAAGTcagcagctttttgttttgttttgttttgctctgtttaaCTGGCAGGAAAGTATCAGGAAGTGTACTCTAAAGAGAGGCTACACGTTGAGAACGATACAGATAAGAAAACTccagcaggcagtggtggcgcacgcctttaatcgcagtactcaggaggcagaggcaggctaatctctgagtttgaggccagcctgatctgcacaggagttccagtacagccaaggctacacagtgaaaccctgtatcaacacacacacacacaagaatatcCCAAAGCCACTACTTGTAATACCATCTCAGGAGAGGTTGAGTcttcaaccctgtctcaaatgtaCAATTTAACCACTGTGTTGCATCCAGccttcattagagaagcttccagctggggctggagagatggctccgcggttaagatcactggctgctcttccagaggtcctgggttcaattcccagcacccacatggtggctcatgagatctggtgccctgttctggtctgcaggcacacatatattcaggcagaacattgtatacatgatagataagaaagaaagaaagaaagaaagaaagaaagaaagaaagaaagaaagaaagaaagaaagaaagaaaagcttccaGCTG encodes:
- the Phrf1 gene encoding PHD and RING finger domain-containing protein 1 isoform X2 → MDDDSLDEHVAHSPGPDGPSRVGPAELTSDAESSNGHSGDSEDDTGSEHEDDTDGEDTEGLSEEEDPEDRSGSEDSEDGVEMAAAAVETQRKLEASSAPNSDDDAESCPICLNAFRDQAVGTPETCAHYFCLDCIIEWSRNANSCPVDRTIFKCICIRAQFNGKILKKIPVENTRACEDEEADEEDPTFCEVCGRSDREDRLLLCDGCDAGYHMECLDPPLQEVPVDEWFCPECAAPGVAPTHDAAPVSDEEVSLLLADVVPTTSRLRPRVVRTRAIARTRQSERVRATVNRNRISSARRVQHVPRYLMSSLLDETIEAVATGLSTAVYQRPLTPRVPAKRKRKAGRRKKVLGRKKTRSRSSVKSKSGGTRAKKRQHRVRKTKGRKLKNEITARSRIARTLGLRRPVHGTSMPSVYKPVDPSLGLMRADIGAASLSLFGDPYELDPFDSVPSSNEEPSADPPSPLSAKRRVLSRSALQSHQPVARPVAMGLSRRQLPAVAPEPSVEEAPVPDLLGSILSDQSLLMMSSADVVIHRDGSLSAKRAAPVSLQRNSVTQSREESRPRDNLQPGALPSGSASSGLMGARRQSSGLSCGDRAALHCIPGRTVETPVKLDSSVTPRSSQAGNLSKESRPTLKQNNSPRLNGSNTQALPLSSASSKMTVRSNFPSRNIALGHLQKTDPRRPDFSKLPRIPKIHRDRSDSTQDQAPTSGQTVELPSTCISRLTGREGPGQPGRGRAENEPSSRRPQETGSHTGGSHPSAPSSHVSVATLGPSRGKGIGSTFESFRINIPGNTAHCSQMSSPGFCNTFRPVDSKVQRKENPSPLFSIKKPKQLKSEIYDPFDPTGSDSSPPSSSPESLGQGLLPSEITRTISINSPKAPASQTVRCVTSYRVENIFETDTEPEPQPTGEPEAGMLEFLGKELAEGTSDMEQEGLRETEHTEIQGSTAHSQRPSPPAPWDDEDGVSCTPFFGSEERTVTCVTVVEPGVPQMTTHRIVELRAPSRSRSTSSSHSRKKTKKKKVSREHQRTRSSTRSGSRDRTSRSASPVAEEHTKKHRAKAKSRRSSSDRASSQDRAKRRRRERDRERRHGPWGHGRCWRKSRSRSGSPGSSSCERHESRRRKRHHSGSRSRGRDCSPHSSLERDRKHRHRERSRERMDKKESVTWSRERRRRRSRSPSLEHRPRRPRSHEKRPHSPEKKGAVREVSPVPTPQEEPRQDGNHPATPPVSEISVLPEVVVADPNPPEVPPVLAEPVECVPEDLDYGDSVEAGHIFEDFSNEAIFIQLDDMSSPPSPESTDSSPERDFPANPTVPPVSLPQDTTLPTSQREVLLVHSEDISKPAPQALIPSDQCLLRQDTVETITTALSTSGVVPLGKDSPLLSGRGCEAVRPKDPVAQVPLLRSRNLVKRVTWNLQEAEDSTPALDRVPRMPLERPQRPQEGDWDAEDRALLGVQQAPFSDLPLPIHVLQESGLPDADPSQPPGASRAEGLPAAGTLHSAGGILAQVYSPNMPPPLAQPSSILPYALVSQPSVQMILQGTLPLAGCGAAQSLAPVPTMPATTSQLVTPTTTNNFEEKTATPKSAAEKTKKEEYMKKLHMQERAVEEVKLAIKPFYQKREVTKEEYKDILRKAVQKICHSKSGEINPVKVANLVKAYVDKYRHMRRHKKTGAGEEPPTQGAET
- the Phrf1 gene encoding PHD and RING finger domain-containing protein 1 isoform X1, whose product is MDDDSLDEHVAHSPGPDGPSRVGPAELTSDAEESSNGHSGDSEDDTGSEHEDDTDGEDTEGLSEEEDPEDRSGSEDSEDGVEMAAAAVETQRKLEASSAPNSDDDAESCPICLNAFRDQAVGTPETCAHYFCLDCIIEWSRNANSCPVDRTIFKCICIRAQFNGKILKKIPVENTRACEDEEADEEDPTFCEVCGRSDREDRLLLCDGCDAGYHMECLDPPLQEVPVDEWFCPECAAPGVAPTHDAAPVSDEEVSLLLADVVPTTSRLRPRVVRTRAIARTRQSERVRATVNRNRISSARRVQHVPRYLMSSLLDETIEAVATGLSTAVYQRPLTPRVPAKRKRKAGRRKKVLGRKKTRSRSSVKSKSGGTRAKKRQHRVRKTKGRKLKNEITARSRIARTLGLRRPVHGTSMPSVYKPVDPSLGLMRADIGAASLSLFGDPYELDPFDSVPSSNEEPSADPPSPLSAKRRVLSRSALQSHQPVARPVAMGLSRRQLPAVAPEPSVEEAPVPDLLGSILSDQSLLMMSSADVVIHRDGSLSAKRAAPVSLQRNSVTQSREESRPRDNLQPGALPSGSASSGLMGARRQSSGLSCGDRAALHCIPGRTVETPVKLDSSVTPRSSQAGNLSKESRPTLKQNNSPRLNGSNTQALPLSSASSKMTVRSNFPSRNIALGHLQKTDPRRPDFSKLPRIPKIHRDRSDSTQDQAPTSGQTVELPSTCISRLTGREGPGQPGRGRAENEPSSRRPQETGSHTGGSHPSAPSSHVSVATLGPSRGKGIGSTFESFRINIPGNTAHCSQMSSPGFCNTFRPVDSKVQRKENPSPLFSIKKPKQLKSEIYDPFDPTGSDSSPPSSSPESLGQGLLPSEITRTISINSPKAPASQTVRCVTSYRVENIFETDTEPEPQPTGEPEAGMLEFLGKELAEGTSDMEQEGLRETEHTEIQGSTAHSQRPSPPAPWDDEDGVSCTPFFGSEERTVTCVTVVEPGVPQMTTHRIVELRAPSRSRSTSSSHSRKKTKKKKVSREHQRTRSSTRSGSRDRTSRSASPVAEEHTKKHRAKAKSRRSSSDRASSQDRAKRRRRERDRERRHGPWGHGRCWRKSRSRSGSPGSSSCERHESRRRKRHHSGSRSRGRDCSPHSSLERDRKHRHRERSRERMDKKESVTWSRERRRRRSRSPSLEHRPRRPRSHEKRPHSPEKKGAVREVSPVPTPQEEPRQDGNHPATPPVSEISVLPEVVVADPNPPEVPPVLAEPVECVPEDLDYGDSVEAGHIFEDFSNEAIFIQLDDMSSPPSPESTDSSPERDFPANPTVPPVSLPQDTTLPTSQREVLLVHSEDISKPAPQALIPSDQCLLRQDTVETITTALSTSGVVPLGKDSPLLSGRGCEAVRPKDPVAQVPLLRSRNLVKRVTWNLQEAEDSTPALDRVPRMPLERPQRPQEGDWDAEDRALLGVQQAPFSDLPLPIHVLQESGLPDADPSQPPGASRAEGLPAAGTLHSAGGILAQVYSPNMPPPLAQPSSILPYALVSQPSVQMILQGTLPLAGCGAAQSLAPVPTMPATTSQLVTPTTTNNFEEKTATPKSAAEKTKKEEYMKKLHMQERAVEEVKLAIKPFYQKREVTKEEYKDILRKAVQKICHSKSGEINPVKVANLVKAYVDKYRHMRRHKKTGAGEEPPTQGAET